One segment of Apium graveolens cultivar Ventura unplaced genomic scaffold, ASM990537v1 ctg153, whole genome shotgun sequence DNA contains the following:
- the LOC141699944 gene encoding F-box protein At5g49610-like — protein MSLSKHKYIPSHYFPEQLMSEILKRLPVKDILCCGAVQKSWYSLIRTPMFISLHSNYQKLTSHINPKYLLFHNFDTHELTVRFDDPQCEEYCNHAFDLGSASAWYAQSNGLICLSLMFDSEHHYNPNIALLNPLAHKFKMLPHSPLSIFTFLETEWKALAFGFLPEVNDYVVVHIVKPKSTAAPYSPRYSPDDSYEQALHTVEIGVYSLNSNSWKKICQDKVFVDFMSTNRSVFVNGTAFWVGFNSDLSYQLVMYFDTKTNILGKIKVPNWIALHERQLCNPLILPFGQSIAYFVEVEDFDAEEDDEDYRSPHLDIWVLKDDMIDEFSWEKKMSVSISEDVSAQVLGVRNNGDPILGKSNSLITYDLDTHEPNDFVDRLTPYSNDEDTPFFFIHPFVETLRLLDIDRHN, from the coding sequence ATGAGTTTGTCAAAGCACAAGTACATTCCCTCCCACTACTTTCCCGAACAGCTTATGTCTGAAATACTCAAAAGACTTCCCGTCAAGGATATCTTATGCTGTGGAGCTGTCCAAAAATCATGGTATTCTCTTATAAGAACTCCTATGTTTATCTCTCTCCACTCTAATTATCAAAAACTCACATCCCATATAAACCCTAAATATCTACTTTTCCATAATTTTGATACCCATGAATTAACAGTACGTTTCGATGATCCACAATGTGAAGAATATTGCAATCATGCATTTGACTTAGGATCAGCTAGTGCTTGGTATGCGCAATCAAATGGTTTAATTTGTCTGTCTTTAATGTTTGATTCGGAACATCATTATAATCCCAACATTGCTCTCTTGAATCCTCTTGCTCATAAATTTAAGATGCTCCCTCACTCGCCCCTTTCGATATTTACATTTCTCGAGACTGAGTGGAAGGCTTTAGCTTTTGGGTTTTTACCTGAAGTTAATGATTATGTTGTGGTACATATTGTCAAACCTAAATCGACTGCTGCACCTTACTCTCCTCGATACTCACCTGATGACTCATACGAACAGGCCCTGCACACAGTAGAGATTGGGGTTTATAGTCTTAACTCTAATTCTTGGAAGAAAATATGCCAAGATAAAGTTTTTGTTGATTTTATGAGTACTAATAGATCTGTATTTGTTAATGGAACTGCATTTTGGGTAGGGTTTAACTCCGACTTGTCATATCAGTTAGTTATGTACTTTGATACCAAAACAAATATACTGGGAAAAATCAAGGTGCCTAACTGGATTGCACTTCACGAACGTCAGCTTTGTAACCCTCTTATTCTTCCATTTGGTCAATCGATTGCTTACTTTGTTGAGGTCGAGGATTTCGATGCAGAAGAGGATGATGAGGATTATAGATCTCCTCATCTGGATATTTGGGTATTGAAAGACGATATGATAGATGAGTTTTCTTGGGAGAAAAAGATGAGTGTTAGTATAAGTGAAGATGTTTCGGCTCAAGTTTTGGGTGTAAGGAACAACGGTGATCCAATACTAGGAAAATCAAACAGTTTGATTACATATGATCTTGACACCCATGAACCAAATGATTTTGTTGATCGTTTGACTCCCTATTCCAATGACGAGGATACACCATTTTTTTTCATCCATCCTTTTGTGGAGACTCTGCGTTTGCTTGATATTGATCGACATAATTGA